One Drosophila subpulchrella strain 33 F10 #4 breed RU33 chromosome 2R, RU_Dsub_v1.1 Primary Assembly, whole genome shotgun sequence genomic window, TATCAACGTGATGACCTACGACTTTGCCATGGCCTCCGATGGCAAGACCGGCTTCAACTCCCCCCAGTGGGCCGTGGAGAACGCCATCAACTTCTGGCTGAGCCAGGGTGCTCCGGCCAACAAACTGGTCCTTGGGGTGGGCACCTATGGACGCTCCTTCCAGCTGTCGGACACCTCCCAGAACTGGCCGGGAGCACCGTGCCGCGGCGAGGGATCCGCCGGATCCTACACTGGTTCCACCGGATACCTGGGCTACAACGAGATCTGCCAGAACAACTGGCACACCATCTTCGACTACGACAATGCCGCTCCGTACGCCTTCTCCGGTGACCAGTGGGTGAGCTTCGACAACGTGCTCAGTGTCCAGTACAAGATGGATTTCGCCCTGCGCAACAACCTGGCTGGCGCCATGATCTGGTCCCTGGAGACCGACGACTACCGTGGTCAGTGCGGCGAGGCCTATCCCCTGCTCCGTGCCATCAACATGAAGCTGCGTTGGGATATCTAAAAGGGGACTCCGATTGGGTAGacaaaatgattaaaaattaaaaaaaaccttgCACTTTGAAAGTCTCTTATAGGGGGCTGTCCAGAAATCTGATCTAACCAagtttaaaaatgaaaaattcatTTATGTATGAAAACCCCTATTTGAAACCAAACGAAGAGTAGGGCTTAGATAGTTTCTTTATATATGAATAACTCATTCCGTTTTAAAAACCAACCAACACAAAAATCGTTAGTGGCTCAATACACTTTAATTTGTCGCTTTGTAATTATTAGAAACGATCGTTAGCATAGTAAAAAGTGAAAACTACTGATATAAGTTATAAAGTCACTATTTTTAGTCTTCACAGATAAGCTTGTTTGTAGGCATATAAATTCCATATCGTTCACATCTATGgtagaaaattatttttggtctcaacaatttttttataatagtctgggtattccctaaactgttgaattgctgaacTGTTGAAAATTCAACAGAAAATTTCAGCAATTAAGGGAACGACCCTAAAAGTTCCctgttgaattttcaattttaagatGACAGCTGTTTGTCAGATTGTCAAATTGCCAGGCTGTGTTTATCAAagattatgtttaaaattaaggaaaatgCCGAACATAAGCCAAAAAACTAATCTAATATAACTGCTAACAGGCAGCATCCTATTAGATATCCTTCATATGCACATTTTATACGATTGCAATTCCTCCATGCTTACAAGTGACCAGAGTTACACTCTTACTTTAAGTCGAGAACAGCGACAACTCTGGTTTTCagcaattaaacaaaattttcaacAGCCCCTAGgctgttgaattgctgaaattTCTGACAGTTGACTTTGTATGGAACAGCTGATCAAAATTCAAcaattcaacagtttagggaataACACCAGTATTTACCTACGACTTCGTCAGTGGGTGTTTCGTAAATTAGTTGTGATATATTATGTAGTATTGCTTAACAATCTTCTTTCATTTATAGAATCGGAGAACTTTGATAGTTAGTAGTAAGCCATCCTAACTTCCAATGCCCAAAATGTATACCTTTTTTACTCATCAGACATGTTTCATATTCAAAACGATTTCAAAGAATTAGATCAATATACCAGTTAAATTAGATCGCCTACAAGTAACGACATTTTACTGAAGAATTACAAGCAaagcaaaaataaatgtttaccATTCGTATATTGATACATTTTCCAGCTAAATAAATCAATCATCATTAAATGAtgtaatgtatgcattgtaaTGTAACAATGTAGTCACATTTGtagaagaatatttttttatttattttgagtTCACTACGAAGTGGCTTTATGATTAGCTAGCAACAGTTTTGAACCACTATTCCGGACCATGAAAAAGTACGTGTTACAATACGAATACCATCGTCCAAATCTCAAGACGTTAAAATTTATGTGCATAATATAATATGAGAGTGGTACGTGTAAAGATATAGGCGATGAAATGGCGATTTATCAACCATGTCGATGTGTAGCGATAAGAACTTACCTAGGGAGTGGCCTATATAAAGGGAGTACCATAATGCTCGAAGTTATTGTTAATGTTAACCGACTAAGTGAAGCATGAAACTATTATCGATTTGGGCCTTGGCAGCTCTTTGCCTTTGCCTCGGCCAAGTGGCCTTTAGCGAAAGTGAGTAGTTTTGGACGCATTCCCAGAAATCGGTGTATTATTGGAACCTTATGATCCTGTAGAGCTGATCAACTGTTACTGGGGCACCTGGGCCAACTACCGATCTGGGGATGGCAAATTCACCCCCTCCAACATCGATCCCTTCCTGTGCACCCACATCAGCTACGCCTTCTTCGGGATCACCGATGCGGGAGAGTTCAAGTCCCTGGACACCTGGCTGGACTTGGACGATGGACTGGGTAATATAAACTTAGAAAATATTGATATAGGTAAGGAACCCAAGtaaaactttgatttttctgcACAGCCTTTATAAACCAGACCATTGCCCTCAAGCAAAACAACACAAATTTGAAGATTATGGCGTCGGTTGGTGGCTGGAACGAGGGCTCCACCAAGTACTCGGCCATGGCTGCCGATCCTGCCTTGCGTGCCACCTTCATAAACAGCTCCCTGGCCTTCATTCAGCAATATGGCTTCGATGGCTTGGATCTGGATTGGGAGTATCCTGGTCAGCGAGGAGGCAACGAGTCGGACCGCGAGAACCTCGTGACCCTGCTGAGCGAGATTAAGGAAACGTAAATGGTTATAGAGAGGATTCTTTGGGTCGCAATATGATATATCATCTCCCAACAGCTTTGACAAGTATGGATTGGAACTAAGTATGGCTGTGGGTGCCTCCGAGGAGACGGCCACTATCTCCTACGACATTCCGGGCATTTCCCAGCACCTGACCTTTATTAATGTGATGACCTACGACTATCACATGGCTTCGGATGGCTATTTGGGTCTCAACGCTCCGCTGCCCAATGTCACCGAATCCATTGACTACTGGATATCTCAAGGTGAGTTGAGGAACCTTACAAATTTGGATATCCCATTAATCATTATGTACTATGGCTAGGTGCCCCCGCTGAGAAGCTGATCGTGGGCATTGGCTTCTATGGCCACAGCTACATAATGTCCAATAGTTCTCAGAACTGGCCCGGCGCAGCTAGCAATGGTTCTGGAACTGCTGGCGTCTACACCCAGCAGAGTGGTATCCTGGCCTACTACGAGATCTGCCAGAATAACTGGACCACGGTTTTCGATCAGGAGTACAGTGCTCCGTATGCCTTCCAGGGCGATGAGTGGGTCGGATACGACAACGCCGAGAGCATCCAGCTGAAGTTGGAGCTGGTGGAGTCCCGCAACCTGGGTGGGGCCATGACGTGGTCCATAGAGTCGGATGACTTCCGCGGCC contains:
- the LOC119550289 gene encoding LOW QUALITY PROTEIN: acidic mammalian chitinase (The sequence of the model RefSeq protein was modified relative to this genomic sequence to represent the inferred CDS: inserted 1 base in 1 codon) — encoded protein: MKLLSIWALAALCLCLGQVAFSEKLINCYWGTWANYRSGDGKFTPSNIDPFLCTHISYAFFGITDAGEFKSLDTWLDLDDGLAFINQTIALKQNNTNLKIMASVGGWNEGSTKYSAMAADPALRATFINSSLAFIQQYGFDGLDLDWEYPGQRGGNESDRENLVTLLSEIKETFDKYGLELSMAVGASEETATISYDIPGISQHLTFINVMTYDYHMASDGYLGLNAPLPNVTESIDYWISQGAPAEKLIVGIGFYGHSYIMSNSSQNWPGAASNGSGTAGVYTQQSGILAYYEICQNNWTTVFDQEYSAPYAFQGDEWVGYDNAESIQLKLELVESRNLGGAMTWSIESDDFRGLCGETHPLLKTMNRALGXGGHCMSGGDCNKYYQCADGIRYEFQCGTGLYFNPTSNNCDWEWHVDCPY